Proteins encoded by one window of Panicum virgatum strain AP13 chromosome 7N, P.virgatum_v5, whole genome shotgun sequence:
- the LOC120683239 gene encoding uncharacterized protein LOC120683239: MSRAAWNYNYEKGLVHVMRDHVNIPMFRGQNGWTVEGWRSILEKFNQQFPSAHFTKGQLQEKEKELNGSWKAIRDARKESGVGWNDLLSMIIAEPEKWKKLVNDNAKLARFQKKPFPLYDDCTSLYAGSVATGELNFTSTGHLAPAAQLPAAAPQPPPAPLPPAAALSERSARSASFTSLDGPDITSAHNEAQSAHSNQDFVEGASGRRKCKQSHIGSAIEDYVQYKKKQTGKTIEALEERKKKEEAFSVPKCLDEMDAMDGLTDVEKSYGMDIFKSEIDREVFMNMKNKNVRFIWLKRQISALGGGNV; this comes from the exons ATGTCGAGGGCTGCATGGAACTACAACTATGAGAAAGGGCTTGTTCACGTTATGAGAGACCATGTGAACATCCCTATGTTCAGGGGTCAGAATGGATGGACTGTTGAGGGTTGGAGAAGTATCTTAGAGAAATTCAACCAGCAGTTTCCTTCAGCACACTTCACAAAGGGGCAACTacaagagaaggagaaggagctaAATGGAAGTTGGAAGGCAatacgagatgctagaaaggaaAGTGGTGTTGGTTGGAATGACTTGCTGAGCATGATCATTGCTGAGCCGGAGAAATGGAAAAAACTAGTTAAT GATAATGCAAAATTGGCTAGGTTCCAGAAGAAGCCATTTCCTTTATATGACGATTGTACGTCCTTGTATGCAG GAAGTGTTGCTACAGGAGAACTAAACTTCACATCAACCGGGCACTTGGCACCTGCTGCTCaacttcctgctgctgctccacaacctcctcctgctccacttcctcctgctgctgcactCTCTGAGAGAAGTGCTAGAAGTGCCTCATTTACTTCATTGGATGGACCAGACATCACAAGTGCACATAATGAAGCTCAATCTGCACATTCCAATCAAGATTTTGTGGAAGGAGCAAGTGGAAGGAGGAAGTGCAAGCAAAGTCATATTGGTTCTGCTATTGAGGATTATGTGCAGTATAAGAAGAAGCAGACAGGCAAAACCATCGAAGCTCtcgaagaaaggaagaaaaaagaagaagcattTTCGGTCCCCAAGTGTCTCGATGAAATGGACGCAATGGATGGACTTACTGATGTGGAGAAGTCATATGGTATGGATATCTTCAAATCTGAGATAGACAGGGAGGTATTCATGAACATGAAAAACAAAAATGTTCGATTTATTTGGCTCAAGCGCCAGATTAG TGCTCTTGGTGGAGGCAATGTTTGA
- the LOC120683396 gene encoding putative ABC transporter B family member 8, translating to MTTAGGVSSRGVLAFADRLDVLLVALGTLGAVADGCSYNLLLAFASDAVNSLGRAHGAAAQQQGGATTTSDGARFVHDVDKSCLNFVYLALAVLPVAFLEGYCWSRTSERQVRRIRRLYLQAMLRQEPGFFDSGDAAGTAEIIGGISKDASVIQEVLAEKVPLFLMHSAVFISGLAFSIYFSWRLALAASPLVLLLVIPGLIYGKYLLHLSRKSRHEYAKANFLVEQALGSIKTVYSFTAEKNIIQRYATLLDGTIKLGIKQGIAKGLAVGCTGIAFAIWAFLAWYGSRLVMFRHESGGRIYAAAVSFVLGGLSLGVALPELKHLTEASVAATRILEQINRVPQIDADDSKGLMLDQLRGGIKFESVHFAYPSRPDMAVLQDFNIQIPAGRTVALVGSSGSGKSTAIALVQRFYDATKGTVNIDEVDIKELQLKWIRSKMGLVSQDHALFGTSIKENILFGKPDASIDEIYAAAITANAHNFIRELPEEYETKIGERGALLSGGQKQRIAIARAVIRNPVILLLDEATSALDPESEKLVQHALDKASMGRTTLIVAHKLSTVKKADQIAVLDGGTIAEIGTHDELINKGGPYARLLKLQKMVNYINQESEQLRSSSTTRTSTSGPNVSSASPMPVTKTVSITYNYVIPPPAPSFFRLLAMNAPEWRQAVIGSLSALVYGLLQPIYATTFGSMVAAFFVQDYSEMNAIIRRSAFIFFSLSLISIVVNLLQHYNFAYMGVHLVRRIRIQVLEKILTFEVAWFDEETNSSGSLCSQLSNEASLVKTLVADRISLLLQTVSGTVTAVTMGLTLAWKLALVMIAVQPSTMICYYAKKTVLANVSRDLAKAQHQSTQIAIEGVYNHRMVTSFGCSSKVLQLFEHAQVEPLRKGRKMSWVAGITTGLSPCLLYLSWALDFWYGGKLVQSGEISAADFFKTYFILMTTGKLIAEAGSMTSDLAKGANAVASVFEVLDRKSPQNLQVGQDNQKNKIQGTIEFKKVDFAYPTRPQCVILKDFSFDVIAGSSVGLVGKSGCGKSTIIGLIQGFYDVAIGAVCIDGMDVRDINIPWYRGQTALVSQEPAIFSCSVRNNIAFGKPEADEDEIVEAAKAANAHEFISSLKDGYDTDCGEHGIQLSGGQKQRIAIARAIIRNPAILLLDEATSALDAQSEKMVQEALDRIMSGRTTIVVAHRLNTIKNLDSIAVLGEGKVVELGTYPQLMNMKGAFYNLATLQR from the exons atgacgacggcgggcggcgtcTCATCCCGCGGCGTGCTGGCGTTCGCGGACCGGCTGGACGTGCTGCTCGTGGCCCTGGGCACGctcggcgccgtcgccgacggcTGCTCCTACAATCTGCTCCTCGCCTTCGCCAGCGACGCCGTGAACTCGCTCGGCCGCgcccacggcgccgccgcgcagcagcAGGGCGGCGCAACGACGACCAGCGACGGCGCGCGGTTCGTGCACGATGTCGACAAG TCGTGCCTGAATTTCGTCTACCTGGCGCTCGCGGTCTTGCCGGTGGCGTTCCTGG AAGGCTACTGCTGGAGCCGGACGAGCGAGAGGCAGGTGCGGCGGATCAGGCGCCTGTACCTGCAGGCCATGCTGCGGCAGGAGCCCGGCTTCTTCGActccggcgacgccgccggcaccgcggAGATCATCGGCGGCATCTCCAAGGACGCGTCCGTCATACAGGaggtcctcgccgagaag GTTCCTCTGTTTCTGATGCACTCTGCAGTTTTCATCTCTGGACTGGCCTTCTCCATCTATTTCTCATGGAGGCTGGCCCTGGCCGCTTCTCCTCTAGTCCTGCTTCTAGTGATCCCTGGGCTTATCTATGGCAAGTACCTCCTCCATCTCTCCCGCAAGTCGCGTCACGAGTACGCCAAGGCAAATTTCCTGGTCGAGCAAGCACTGGGCTCGATCAAGACCGTTTACTCATTCACCGCCGAGAAAAATATCATCCAGAGGTACGCAACACTCCTTGACGGCACGATCAAACTGGGGATCAAGCAAGGCATCGCGAAAGGTCTCGCAGTTGGATGCACCGGCATTGCTTTCGCCATCTGGGCCTTCCTCGCTTGGTATGGCAGCAGATTGGTGATGTTCCGTCATGAAAGCGGAGGGAGGATATATGCTGCGGCGGTTTCCTTTGTTTTGGGTGGCCT ATCCCTTGGGGTGGCTCTCCCTGAGCTGAAACATTTAACTGAGGCATCTGTTGCTGCAACAAGGATTCTCGAACAGATAAACCGTGTCCCACAAATTGACGCTGATGATTCAAAGGGACTTATGTTGGACCAACTTCGGGGAGGGATCAAGTTTGAATCTGTCCACTTTGCGTACCCATCAAGACCAGATATGGCAGTTCTACAAGACTTCAACATCCAGATTCCTGCTGGACGAACTGTTGCTTTAGTTGGGTCCAGCGGCAGTGGCAAGTCAACTGCAATAGCATTGGTGCAGCGGTTTTACGATGCAACCAAAGGTACTGTCAACATTGATGAGGTTGACATTAAGGAACTCCAGCTAAAGTGGATCAGGAGCAAAATGGGGCTTGTCAGCCAGGATCATGCTCTGTTTGGTACCTCAATAAAAGAGAACATCTTGTTCGGCAAACCAGATGCATCCATCGATGAAATTTACGCAGCAGCCATAACAGCAAATGCTCACAACTTCATTAGGGAGCTTCCCGAAGAATATGAGACCAAG ATTGGCGAGCGAGGAGCATTGCTATCAGGTGGCCAAAAGCAGCGAATTGCCATTGCAAGGGCAGTCATCAGGAACCCTGTTATACTTCTGCTTGATGAAGCCACGAGTGCACTTGATCCCGAATCAGAGAAGCTTGTGCAGCATGCCCTTGATAAAGCATCTATGGGAAGAACAACACTG ATAGTAGCCCATAAGCTCTCCACAGTGAAGAAAGCTGATCAGATTGCAGTACTTGATGGAGGTACAATAGCGGAAATTGGTACTCATGACGAGCTAATCAACAAGGGTGGCCCATACGCAAGACTATTGAAATTGCAGAAGATGGTCAACTACATCAATCAAGAAAGTGAACAGCTCAGGTCTTCCTCCACGACAAGGACCAGTACCAGTGGTCCTAATGTGTCCAGTGCAAGTCCAATGCCAGTCACTAAAACTGTCTCGATAACATATAATTATGTCATTCCACCACCTGCACCATCTTTCTTCAGGCTtcttgcaatgaatgcaccagAGTGGAGGCAGGCAGTCATAGGCAGCCTATCTGCACTGGTATATGGTTTGTTGCAGCCCATTTATGCCACAACCTTTGGCAGTATGGTCGCTGCATTCTTTGTTCAGGACTACAGTGAGATGAATGCAATCATCAGGCGCTCTGCCTTTATCTTCTTCTCATTATCATTGATATCCATTGTTGTGAATCTTCTGCAGCACTACAATTTTGCATACATGGGGGTGCATCTTGTTAGGCGCATCCGAATCCAAGTACTTGAAAAGATCTTAACCTTTGAGGTAGCATGGTTTGATGAAGAAACTAATTCAAGTGGTTCATTGTGCTCGCAGCTAAGCAACGAGGCTTCTCTTGTTAAAACCCTTGTTGCAGACAGAATCTCCTTACTTCTTCAAACAGTTTCTGGAACTGTAACCGCAGTGACAATGGGTCTGACATTAGCTTGGAAACTTGCTCTTGTCATGATAGCTGTACAACCATCTACAATGATATGCTACTATGCCAAAAAGACAGTTCTCGCAAATGTGTCAAGGGACTTGGCAAAAGCTCAGCATCAGAGTACTCAGATTGCCATAGAAGGTGTTTACAACCACAGGATGGTAACCTCATTTGGATGCTCATCGAAGGTTCTTCAGCTCTTCGAGCATGCGCAAGTGGAACCACTGAGGAAAGGAAGGAAGATGTCGTGGGTAGCAGGGATCACCACAGGGTTGTCACCTTGCCTCTTATATTTATCATGGGCACTAGACTTCTGGTATGGTGGAAAGCTGGTACAGTCTGGGGAGATCTCAGCAGCTGATTTCTTCAAAACCTATTTTATCCTGATGACGACAGGAAAGCTGATTGCTGAAGCTGGTAGCATGACATCAGACCTGGCAAAGGGAGCAAATGCAGTTGCTTCAGTGTTTGAGGTATTGGATAGGAAATCTCCACAAAATTTACAG GTGGGACAAGACAATCAGAAGAATAAAATACAAGGGACAATAGAATTCAAAAAGGTAGATTTTGCATATCCAACAAGACCACAATGCGTTATATTGAAGGATTTTAGCTTCGATGTGATAGCAGGATCAAGTGTTGGCCTAGTTGGGAAAAGTGGTTGTGGTAAATCAACTATCATAGGCCTGATCCAGGGGTTCTATGACGTTGCCATTGGAGCTGTATGCATTGATGGTATGGATGTGAGGGACATAAATATTCCTTGGTATAGAGGACAGACAGCTCTTGTTAGTCAGGAGCCAGCAATATTTTCATGTAGTGTAAGGAACAACATTGCTTTTGGTAAACCCGAAGCTGACGAAGATGAAATTGTGGAAGCTGCTAAAGCTGCAAATGCACATGAGTTTATCTC ATCTCTGAAGGATGGATATGATACTGATTGCGGCGAGCATGGCATACAACTCTCAGGAGGACAGAAACAAAGAATTGCAATTGCAAGGGCAATAATACGGAATCCAGCAATACTGCTACTTGATGAAGCAACTAGCGCTCTTGATGCACAATCAGAGAAAATGGTACAGGAAGCTCTAGATCGAATCATGTCAGGGAGGACAACAATTGTGGTGGCACATCGTCTAAATACAATCAAGAATTTAGACTCAATTGCAGTCCTAGGAGAGGGTAAGGTGGTGGAGCTTGGAACTTACCCACAGCTCATGAACATGAAGGGGGCATTCTATAACCTTGCAACACTTCAGAGATGA